Below is a genomic region from Flammeovirgaceae bacterium SG7u.111.
ATACTAAAATGATGGCTCCCAAAAGGCCCATGTTACGAGATGCCCAAGAGCTATTTCCCGCACTTTTTGTGTACTTATATCCGATTGGGCGAGCCGAACGGTTTTTCATTGTCAACATAATAGAGTCGATCACGTGAAGAATAATCGATCCATACAAAATAAAGGATACTGCTTTGATTAGAGGGTTTGTAGTCATAAACTTGGTGTACATGTTGAATGCCTGCCCACCGTCGTCTTTTAATAATTGCATATTGCCCGATGCATGGACAATTAAGAAAGTAACCAGGAAGATTCCTGTAAGGGACATTAGAACTTTACGCCCCAGCGTACTTGATAAGGTCTGTTTCACCCAGCTCATTTTTCTATCTTTTGTGTTTGATAAATGAATAATTTTCAATCAAATTTAGGTTGCCAAAACTTAGTTGTCAAGCAAAAAACCTAAAGTGGCTTATTTGAACAGATTCTAAATAATTTATTCGGCACTTTACCATGAAAATTGATTTTTATCATTGATTGAACCTAATATATTTCCTGTTTTTTTTACAACTTTAGGTCTTGACAAAATTTTGCTCCTCACTTCACCTATATAGATTTCACTAATCATCTGTGAAAATCGAATGTTTAAAAAACCATTTTTGTTTAATTAGATACACTCTGACAATCTTGTCCGGTCGAGCTGCTGGGTTGTCAAAAACTAGCGGTGATGATAGTATAATAGATTGGGATGAAAAATACAGTGAGAGCCTTGCGGAAATTTATGGAGAAAAAGTGAAGCAATAAAAATGGGCACGGCTAAGATACCGCTTTCCTAAAATTCATTAGTTTTGCAAAACATCAAAAAAATCAGTTTAGTTATGAAAAACAAATTTTTGCTCCTTATAGCTTTTACTTTTTTAGCTTCAGCTTCGGTGAGCGCCCAGCAAATCAAAATAGCATTTGTTAATCCTGATAGCGTATTGCTCTCTTTGCCAGAGTACAAAACGCAAGTGAAAATATTGGAATCTTATGGTAAACAGTTGAGGACTCAAATCACTACAAAACAGACCACTCTTCAGAGCAAAGCTCAAGAGTATCAGCAACAACAGCCTACTTTGACTCCTCAGCAAAACCAAGACAACATGCTTGAATTGCAAAAAATGGAGCTTGAGCTTCAGCAATTTGCCCAGCAAGCACAGCAAAACCTCGGCAAAAAGGAACAAGACCTTATGGAGCCTCTTTACGAGAAAATCCAAGAAGGGATTGATGCTACAGCAAAAGAACTGGGATATGACCTAGTGGTCCAAAGACAAGCCTTCATTTATGCTAAGCCAGAATACGATATCACAACGGCAGTAATTAAGCAACTTGGTGGAACGCCAGGTGCTGGTTCGGCCGAATAAATTATACATTTCAGCATAAAAAAGGGTCTCAGAAATATTTCTGAGACCCTTTTTTATCTTTCTATATCGAGTTCGGTTACGCCTCTTCTGCCAAAAGCTTCTCGATAGTCAGGGTAAATTCATCAACAAACTTTTGGTAATACTCGCCTGTACCAGGCCCACTAAAACCAGTATGGATCTTTCTTACTTCACCCGTCTTATCTATAATAATGGTAGTAGGGAAAGACATAACATGGTTGAGCATAGGTAGCGATTTTGCCGCTTCAACTTTGCTGCTCACGCCAGCTATCAATACTTCGTAATCCACGCCAAGCTTATCTTTCATTACCGAAACTCGTTTCTTAGCTTCATTAAATTCTGGATTTCTCTCATATGCCAAACCAATTACCTCAAACCCTTTCGGCTGGTATTGTTGGTAGAAAGGTGCTAAAAACTTGGTTTCATCCATACAGTTTGGACACCAAGAACCTAACAACTGAACTACTACTACTTTACCTTTATAGCGTTGGTCTTCCAAGCTAACTGGTTCGCCATCTAGGTTCGGGAAACTGAACGCTACTTTATCGTACCCATCTTTAAGATAGGTCAACTTACCTGCATCTGGAAGGCTGGCATTTTCGTTTACGATTGCCGTCCAAGGCTGCTCCCAGTGCTTTCCAGAATAAAACATTCCGTCGGTAATCAAGCCATTATCCAGTTTGGCTGTGAACAAAAATGCATGCTCACCATCAAAACAAGATAGATGTAGCTCATTTCCAATAACACTTCCTTCCAAATATCTGTAATCGCCTGTGGTGGTCAAGAATGTGCCCAAAAGTTTACTTCCTTTCTGCTCAAATACGCCAATAGCTTGATCAGGATCACCTTCCTCATTCTCGAAGCTCACCTGCCATTTTCCAGTGATGTTCGCCATAGGTGCTATTCCTCCGTCGTCAAACCTGTGATTTACTCCAGCTACTGCTTTGAAAGGAATTTCATAGGGCTTTTTGTAACTATGCTTCACCCATTTTCCAGTGATCTTGCCACCTTGCAATTTGCCTATTATTTCTGCATCAAAAATATGCATAGGAATCGAAATAGAATCCTTCCAAATCTTTACCTCATCCAGCGATAGTTTTTCCTCACCATTGATAATATCAATCTTGGGCTCTCCCTTTCCATCAAGAGCAACGGTAAAATTAAACGGTAATTCAATACCATTTTTCAATGTCAGAACCGCTCTCCAACTCCCTTCACTTATACTCGCTTTTGTTTCTACTTTCGCTACTTCTTCTACCTTTTGTTCCGATCTTTCCGAAGGGGCACATGCCCATATTGAACAAGCAAAAAATACTAATAATGTGATTTTGGTTTTCATAGCCAATCTATGTGTTTAATGTAATTGTGTGAGTGTGTATTTTCCCTTATGTAAATTAAAAATCAATACAATCCTAAATGCAACCTTTTATTGCTTAAGCGTTTGCACATAACTTGTAAGAGCTTGGAGTTCAGCTTCCGAGAAGTTCTCCTTGTACCCTTTCATGATCCCCTTTCCTTTCACAATTACCTCTGTAATTTCTGATTCAGAAAGCTCGCTTACCGAAAGATCGGCAGCACCAGACAATCCTAATTTGCCATCTGCGCCATGGCATGCTGCACAGTTTACTACAAACAATGCTTTCCCATGCAAGGACAAATCATAATTAGCTGCCGAAGGATCATCAATCACAGACTCCGCTAACGCTTTAGGTTTTGTAAGCTTTCCCTTGTTGGCTTCTGCCATTCCGTAGGCACTGATGATCAAAACAAAAGATAAAATTGCTAGTGCTTTGTTCTCCTTCTTAAAACCTATAACGGCTAAAGGGATAGAAATTATAACAGCGCCTATTTTTATAATAAATAGTGTTGTATATTCTCCCAAAGAAAAAACCATCCAGACTCCTGTCAATAAAAAAACAAAGCTGATAATCATTTCAGGCACTTTTACCACCTTGGTGAATTTTGCTAAACCTGCCTTTTTATTGATTACCAATAAAATAGTTTTAACAAGGTAAATTAGCAAAAAAAGAGTAACCACTACTACGTGAGTATGAAATAATGTTTTGTACATGATCAATAAATATTATTTTGAGGTTTATAAATTTGAAAGGATTATTAGTTAGTTTTGACCTAACAAAAGAAACAGGCTTCATTTTTTTATAGAGCAATGAATCACAAATGCTCTCTACAACTAGCTTCAAAATTATTAAAACTAATGTTAGTTCGATCTGTTTTCTTGATTTATAACCATACAAAAATTAATCGGGAAAAATCCTATTGAAATACTTACTTCGGTTTACCGAAAAAATAGCGCGCTCCATTTTCAATTACTTCCAACCAGCTCACATAAATAGCAACCCTAACTACTTTTAGGGCAAACCCAAAGTAGAGATGTACTATTATACCCAAACCCTTAAACCCAGTAAGGCAACTTTTAACTACGGAGCAAACATGGCAGATTTTTCTTTTATACAAGAGGCTTTTGGAGAGGACAACGAGATGAAAAGCTTGTTTTTAAACTCCTTAAAAGTAGAATTAGAAAAGTACGAGCAGGCAATTCTTACCTCTATTCAACAGTCAAACCAAGAGATGTTTGAAGAAACCATACATAAATTTAAGCCTCAGGCAATTCAGTTGGGCGAAAACGATTTTGTTTCTTTCTTGGGCGAATGTAAAAATAAGTTCAGCACAAATAGTAGCGATGGGCTAGCAGAGAAACTGCGGATGAAATTCGACAAACTGACAACAGAAATAGCGGCGGAGATCGATAAGCTTTCTACCTGATGAGCGTGATCCATCCCTTATATGTATCGCTTAGGCATTCACTTTTAATCAAGTAGAAATACAGCCCGTTGGGCTCAGTGCCTCCATCCCAATCATTTTGGTAACTTTCGGACTGGTAAATAAGGTCTCCCCAGCGGCTGAAAATATCTATTTGAGAACCCAATAGCCACTCGTCTATTTCAAAATACTGGTTATAGGCATCGTTGTTTGGGGAAAAAGCATTCGCCATCGACAAACCATCATTCCCTATGGCCGTTAACATGATTTGCCCCTCGGCCTCTCCACACTCATTGGAAACCTTCACCCAATAATTCCCTTCGCCCATCACCACTTTTTCGGCATCAGTCGAGCCATCAAACCACTCAAACCATTCCAAATCCTCGCCAGTAGCAGTCAACGTTATTTCTTCGTTCACACAGACAACCCTATCTTTTCCCAAGTTTATTTCTTCGGGAGATTTCTTAAACGCCACTTCTATTTCATCTTCTTGGATACACCCGCCTAGCTTTGTCCTTACCTTGTACAAACCCGATTCTTTCACGGTCAAAAACTGCCCATTTTGTTCATCGCCCCAATCGTACCATTCAAACCCTTCTCCAGCATCAAGCACCAGCTCTTCATCATCGCAAATGGTCAAGTCATTCCCTAAGAACAAATCTGGCCGAGGTGTAGCTACCAAGCTAACGGTGTCGGTATATGTGCCACATGGGTTGCTGACCGTTACGGTGTATGTCCCTTCTTTTTGGGCAAATACCCCTGGAGTATTTTTGTTGAATGTGCTGTCTTCGAGCATCCCCCAGTCATATGTATCAAATTCTTGAGGCTTCAACAAGAAGCTTTCACCTTCACAAAATAGCGTATCTGGTCCCAAATCAACCGAGGTGGGGGCGAAAAACACATTGAAAGTATCGGTAGCGGAGCAGTTGTCAAAAGTGACCATTAGCGTATAAGTGCCTTCTTGTTTTACCTCCAAAAACCTATCGGTACTTCCCGTGCTCCACAAATAACTATCAAACTGAGGTCCCGGGTCTAGTACCGTAGCCCCTCCTGGGCAGAGCTTCACATTACTACCCGAATAAGTATTGTAGTTGGAAAAATAACCATACACCGAACTTAGCCCCAGTTCGTGCAAAATCCCCATGTGGAAAAACCCTTCGGTATTTGTGAGCAAATGTGCCCCCAAATTGAGCCTCTGCGTGCTCATGTCGGTAGAGCTATAATACCACACATCTCCGGTACCTGGCACAGCCCTAAAATTGAGAGTAATAGGATTGCCATCTAGCAAAAAAGAGTTTCTATTCTCTTTTTGGGTAAGAAGAACCAAGTTAAAATCTTGACTGCTAGACCGGACAAAGCCTACCTGCCCTGACCCTGTACAGTTGATTGGGGGTAAAATCGCATCACCTATTTCTCCCCTATGACCGGTAAGCTGGTACACATAAACAGGCTTATTGCTTTCTATCAAAAGCACATTGGATGACATGACAACTTGCCTACTTTCCCCTTTTCCTAAATTAATCTTCGTCGTAGAACCGTCTACCGAATACTGAGTTCCTTCGGCTACGCCCATCACCATCACTACTTCGTCATAAGCCTCTCCCCGCACAGCAATATATTCCGTTCCCAAAAAGTCAATGGGCACCAGTTGGTCACCCACCAAATCGTAATTCCCCCTGTTATAAATGGAATCATCGCTCATGGTCACGGCTATTTTTTTTGATGCTACAATGTGAGTTCCGAGCAGTTTATCATACACACTTTGCCCTTGTGCCCTTGCTGCAAAAGTTTCCCCTTTGTTGAGCATAATGGAGAAAGACTCATTTGCTACCCGCCCTCCTTCCAAATCGTTGGTGGGTATTATAGTCACCAACGTACTGTCCTCCGTTGCCACTATGTCAATGGAGTTTTTGCCCAGCTGGTTATGAAACAAGCGTTGCCCCGGTACATAAAACTCGTAACCCAAGGCATTTTCTCCTTTCAAAGGAAAAATCTCAGGATTATTGGAGTGGGAAACTTCATAATACGCCGTAATGGGCGCTAAAGAAGTTACAAAAATTCCTTTTGCATTTACCGAATTTGAAGGCGAATTCTCAATATCACTTACGAAAGAAGTAAGGTCAATCGAGCTGGTACTTTGGGAATCGAGTTCGATGATAATGGGCAGGAAATCTGGATTGGCGGGTTGGCTCACCCGCACCCTTGTAGGCTGATCAACGGTAGAAAGCCGAAGGTAAATAGGCCTGTCCCCATGAGCACTGGCAACCTCGGGGGCAACAAACCAAAATTCAGTACCAACCTGAGCACGCACCTCCATAAAAGAAAGTGCACACAAAAAAATCATTGTGAGTAGTTTTTTCATCTTCATATCAAAATTGCCAACTGATAGGCAGTTGTGTTGCTAGTAAATAAGTGTCGTCGATTTTTCCTTTGATGGAGAGGAATTAGTTTTGTAGGATTCTAAACAACTAGGCATCTAAAGATAGAGAATTAGGATTAATTACTAATAAAAAAAATATTTTCTAATTCTGAATATCAAACCGCCCCCTTTCAATTTCTACCTTCTCGCCTTTACCATTTTCAAGTTCAACTTCAAATGTACCAGACACAATCCATTCCGTCGTGTCAAACTTAGTAATTATTAATTCGCTCGAATTTGAATCTTTCAATTTATAAGCAAGCAAACATTTATCATCTATGTTAAAAAAGCATGTACTGTCTATACAAGATGAACTTTTCGAATTCCATATTTCAGAAAACTTATACACCCCTTCTGATTCAACACCCTCGACATAAAGGTTGATCCGCTCACGAGAAGAACTTCTATAGGCTGATATTTTCAATAATCCCTTCTCTTGGTAATAATGAAAATAAACATCTTTTATAAGAGGAGGCATAATATTGACTCCTCCATCAGCAATCCATTTTTTCCCATCTACCAGCATACCAAATGTACCCTTTCCTACTGTTGTTTCTTCTGGAAACTCATAACACCCTGACAAAAAACCTAACGCAGTTAGTGAAAGCACATGAATGACCAAGGGTGTGAATTTCAGTAAATTCTTCATTTCAAAAACCTTTCATTTGAACAGAATGCATTCATAAAAACAATATTCTAATTTAACTACTGAGCATGTTAATTCAAAAAAAACACAGACATGCACTTCAGTAGTTCACTATAAAAAAGCAAAAGCCCCGGTCGAAAACCGAGGCTTTTGCTTAACTTTTGATGAAAATACAAGCATCAACTCGCGATAGCTTCTTCTTCCTCTTGGAGAGGCTTGGTTTTGAGCGGCAAGTACAGCTCCGCTATCATGCAACGGGCACTTCCCCCACCCGCTTGCTCAATTGTATATAGGGGCGAATGGACTATTTTTGAATAACGGTTGATCACTTCTAACTGAGCTGGTGTAAATGCTTTATAAGCTTGCTCCGACATTGCTAAAATGCTTTCGCCCACTTGGCTGCCTATTTCCAACACATTTCCCGCAAACTGCCCCATCTGCTCCCTCGTAATCGCAATAATCTCTTTCCCCGTAGCGGCCAGGCTTTCAATTACCCGTTGCCTTTCATTTTCATTTTCGATAGACTCCAAACAAACAACAGCGTAGTGTTGGGCAACTGAAAACATCACGTTGGTATGATAAACTGGTGTTCCGTGCGCATCGGTAGAGGTAAAGCCTATGGTTTTATACCCTGTTTTTTCTTCAAACAACTTGAGCAGTTCTGGATGGGTACGTTCGGCAAAGCAGGCATAGCAAATCTTATTACACCTATCCAAAATCAAACTTCCCGTGCCTTCCAAATACATCCCATCTTCTTCATAATGGCTCATATCGACTTCTTGGCTGATAGTATATTGCGTAGCAAGCAGTTCCAAAACCCCTCTCCTTCGCTCTATCCGGCGGTTGAGCGCACACATAGGATACAAAATAACCGTCCCGTCTTCGTGGGTCGAAATCCAGTTATTAGGAAACACTGCATCGGGCTTTGCCGGCTCTTCTGTGTCAAATACCACATTTACTTCTACTCCCGCAGCTTTTAGCTTCTCTACAAAAGCATCAAATTCTTCCTTGGCTTTTTCGGTAAGTTCTTCTTGCTTTTTTTTAAGCGAAGGGTCTTGAAAAGCGTTTGTCAGAGCAGTTTGAGGGTTGAACCCAAAGCGGGCTGGGCGAACCATCAGAATGTGGGAAGTGAAACTGTTTATCATTGGCTGATTTGGGTTAAAATGGTTGTTGGGTCAATGGGCGAAAATATAGTTTAAAATGATAATTTCTACTCATTTGTTTAGAAATATTCGCTCTTTTAAAATTTCATTATTTGGAAAGGCAAATGCGATATTTTAAAAAAAGCTCAAGCTTTCCCTATAAAACATGAAATCTCAAAAATTAGCTCCTATATTTTGAAATATTCATTTTTTACAATAGTTTAAAGAACACAAACCTTATTCCATACCTAAGCCAAGCCTTAGGAGGCACATAGCTTCCATCAAGGACAAAGAATTTGCAAGACACCACGACTTGCTCGCTAATAATCTTTCAATCTAAAACCACTATCTCTATGGAAAAACTTCAGAACAACTGGCTCACCGAAGGACTGATCGATTTTGAATACAAAAAGTATTTGCTCCTCGCCTATTTGCAAAATGCCAAGAAAAAACTTTCCCAAAAAAAGCTCTATCCACTCCTTAGCGACCTGATTTTCCACTACCAAAACCTTCAAAAAATAAAGGAGAACAAACAGGTGCTCTACGAAAATTTTCCCAAGCAGATCACCAAGGCGGATTTCCAAAAGCTGAAACTTACCTACGAAAAAATAGTGGAAGACGATGAGAGCATGAAAGAGCTAGAAGACATTATTCTGTACGCCATGCCCCGCATAAAGGCCATGATGGAAAATGGGAAAGAGATTTATGAATACATAGACACAAACCTGGAGCTGACAACTGTTGGGATTTTCCCGCTCTACACCGACGAAGGGTACTTTTTTTTGGAGCAGTACAATTCAAAAACCACTTTAGTGTTCAAGTACCAAATAACAATATTCACCCAAGCCCAAGAGAAATTCAGGGGTATAAGCACCACTCACATAGAAAGCGTGAGAAGAGGCTTGGGGCAAACGTTTGAGAGCCTAAAACTTGACCTCATAAAGCGGTATAAACACCTACCAAACCCAGGTACATTTGCCGCTATCAGCAAAGTCCCCTGCCCGCTCGAAGAATCTCTCCTGCCCGTAGCCCAGCGCAAACTGGTGAGGGAAATAAGCAATTTGGCTGCTTAAAACATTCAGAAACCTCCAGCCCTTCCACGGGCAGGAGGTTTTACTTCCCCTTAAGCCTAGCCTTCGCCAACAGCTCAATTCCCTAAGAAAGATGGTTCACCCTTTCTTATATCAAAGGCGTCCATTCCCCAAAAGCCTCTCGCCCCAGCCCTGTTTGAAATAACTTTCCATAAGCAAACAGAACAAGCTAGCAGCCAAGTATTTCTAGACATAGTTTCATGTGATTGAATGTTATAAGAAGACGACAAACATCCTAAATCTCTGCACAATTACCTGAAAAAACAATTCTTTTCCCTCTCATTTGGGCGCACTTTTCCCAGTCCTGAAAAAAGGAGCTGGGAAAGCCCCGTCCCGGGCTGCCAAGGAACATGTAAAGAGTAAGTTATGGCAAAGTTGAGGAATTATTTTTTCTTTAATCAACGCAGAAAACGGAGGCAATGCAGCGCATTGGCGAGTATTTATAAGGAAGAGTAAAGGAAAAAGAAACCTCAAACTGCTATAAGTTATTTTTTACATGTTCCTAAACCTCCCCACGCACCAACCCATTTCGGTCTTGGCACTGCCCTCTTTCCTCAGTGCGCAAAAACTGCCCATAGCAAGCATCACCCCCTCAAAATCTCAATTGCCAATAGCCCGACTACAGCCGCAACCACAACCAAATACACCACCCTTTTCAACCATTTCCTCCAACTTGGCACTGGGTTTTCATCTCCAACTTTACAACACTTTTTCATAATCTATACTACTTCAGAAAAGTGGTTTATGCACTCACGGATTGGGGCGTTTCTATAAATATTACATGCCTTCGGGATTAATACAAAGTTAATGGCAAGCTTGCAAAGCACCATTAAACATCATTTTTTAATCCTCTCATTAGCACATCAGCACATTCCCCCATTAGCAAATTAACCAATCAGCGCATCAAAAAAATCAATGTATCACTTTTTTCACTTCTCCGCAGTTCAGCATCATATCCCCAAAATACGGGTTCAAGATCTCTTTTTCCAGACTGAGCCAATCAGCTCCCCTGTCATTATCCGCCATGGGGCATCGCTGCACATAAACCGTTTCGGAAAGAGGCTGGAAAGATTCTGCCAAGACTATCATCGCATTGGAAATTGGCATGAAAACCTTTCTTAATTCATCAATTTCATTGAAGTGACTCACATGAACCAAACCTTTTTTCAATTGATCAGCCTGCTCCATCCAGAGTTTATGAGCGTCACCTTCAAACAGCTTCATATCCACATTCACCAGTTCCACTTTCATTGTTCCCCCAGCCTCTTTAGCCTTGCCAAAATCATCTGCCGCTAAGGCTTTTTTCAATTCAAAATAAGACCTAAACAATGGCAAAAGGGCTGTTTTTGCATCTTCCCCAACGTCTACCTTCTCCTCCAAGCTCATCATGCTCGGTTTGCCTGCCAACTGCGCGGCGGCATCAATGCTAAACGTTCCGTTCACGGCCACTTCCTCACCCAATTGCAACCCTTTTTCAATAACAAATCCTTCCCCAAGGGTAGCTCCTAGCGATACTTCCCGCAACAAAAAACTCACACCTTGGGAAGTAGTATTTTTCACATACACCACCGACCTTTTCCCCGTCCACATCACCGCAGATTTCGGGACAACTACCTGTTGTTCCTTTCCACCAACTTCAGAAGAAACTATTCCACTGGCAAACATCTCTGGTTTAAGCTTCAGCTCTTTGTTCACTACTTCAACCCGCGCCTTGGCAACTCTTGTAACAGGATCAATACTTGGGTCTATGTAAGTTATTTCCCCTTCAAAAGTCTCACTAGTCAATGATTGAACAGTATAAGAAACCTTATCTCCTTTTTTTATCCAAGATAAATCACTTTCATACACCTCAAAAAGCACCCATACTTTTGAAAGATCCATTATTTCATAAATAGGCTGGCCAAGCTTTATATAATCACCCAAATTGACCAGCTTTTTGGAAACATAGCCCGACACATTAGCTAACACCGGGAACTTGCTTTTAGCCTTTCCAGATGATAAAATCTGATCAATTTGCACATCTGTCAATTTCCAATTTTTCAACTTTTCCTTTGCTGCATTGAAAAGCCCAGGCTGCGTATCTTTGATTTTCTGAGCCTCAAACAATTCCTCTTGGGCATTGACTAATTCTGGCGAGTAGATATAAGCAATCGCCTGCCCTTCTTTCACATAATCACCTGTAAAATTGGCAGTTAACTGTTCTATCCGCCCAGGAATATGCGAAGACTGGGTAAATACCTTTCGCTCATCTGCTTGTACTTTTCCATTTAAGCGGACAGCTTTTTCCGTATCTCCATATCCTACTACCATCGTTTGCACTTGTGCCAGCTGCATAGCAGTTGCCGACATACTCACCGCCATTGGGTCAACCTCGACATCTGTTTCACTTTCCAACGGGATCAAATCCATTCCGCAAATGGGGCAGTCTCCCGGCTCATTTTTTCTAATTTGTGGATGCATCGAACAAGTCCATTCTTGATGGTTTGATGGTTCGATGATATGATGATGCGATGATGGTTTGATGATAGAATTATTTGATGATTTGATTACCCACCCAATGACAACACCTACAAAAAGAGCGATTCCAACCAGTAGAATTTTATTTTCAAATAGTTTTTTCATGAGCTTAATTTCTTTCGTGAAGTAGAAATAATCTTTGCAAGAAGTTTCTTTATCGAAACAATTGTCGTCAAAAGCCTATCGGGATTCGGATAGCTTTTACTTTTTTCACAAAGCAAAAGCCAATACTCCGTTTCATCAGCTTCTTTCATTGCGATGATACACTTTGCAACAAAATCTTTAAGGCTATGAACATTTTGTGCTTCTCTGATATTTGCCCCAATCGATGTACCTGATTTTAAAAGTTGCCTTGCTATTACATACTTTCTTTTTTCTTCAAGCAAATCGACATATTCGATAACATCCAGTGCAAATTGAAAACTTAGATCAAGTATCTCATTTTTTTTCATGGTTACATTTTTTTATTTACCATCGAATCATCTCATCATTAAATGATTAAAAATCAGTAAATTACTTTGCTGTTATATAATCTAGCTCAGCCAAGGCTATGTGGTATTCTGCCAAAGCAGTAGCCCTCATTTTTTGATACTTCAATAGTTGCTGTTGCATTCGCAGTACCTCTTCAAAGTCCTTTCCCGAATTGCTATACGCTGAAAAGAGAAGATTCAACATTTGGTTTGAAGTCTGGATCTGCTGGGTGTAAAGCGTGATAAAATCCGCCTGCTTTTGAATCTCGAACCAAACCATGTCATAGGAACTGGAAAGGCGGTCGGACATATCTTCTTTTTGCAAAGCAAAAGACTCTTGCATGAGTTGAGCTTCTCTCTTCGCAGCTCTGTTCTTACCGCCATAAATAGGAAGGTTCAACGTAACCATTGGCATAAAAACATCTTTGCCATTATCTGGCAAATCAATATCTGTGCGTTGCCCAACCACCACATAATCCAAGCCTACGCCAAATTTTGGAAGTGCTTGTTTAATAGCAACTTGTTCACTTGCCTCACTTGCTTTCATTTTCAGCTCCAACTCATTTATCAAAGGATTGTCTGCCAACAAAGAATCCCTCCGATAGCCCAGTAGCAAATTTTTGACAGAAAGAGAATCCTGAACCGTAATCGGCTCGGTATCTTCCAGATGCACAAGTGCTTTGAATCGGGTTTCAAGTGGCTTTTTCTTTTGCTTCAGAATAGAAAGATTTGTGCGTGCCTCTTTCAGCATTATATCGGTCCGCAACACATCCACCATTTCCACTTTTCCATTTTGAAACTTAACTGTTGCAATGTCTTTGTAAGACGATAATACACGCAAGTTTTCCTCTTCTAATACCATCAATCTATTTAGCTCGAACAAAGGATAATAAAAAGCAGCGACCTGATAAAACAACTTATTCCTTGCCTCTAAAAACTCTTGGTATTTAGCTTCGGCAATTAAAGAAGCAGCTTCTTCCTGCGCCCTCAGCGTACCGAACCAAGGAAACATCTGCGTAAGCGAAAACTTAGACCGCTGAGGACCAACTCTTGTTTCTACGGGCGATACAAAATAGCCAAAAGAAAGATTTGGATCTGGCAAACCACCTACTTGTGCCACCTTTTCCATAGATGCTTCAAATGTTTTGTATTTGGCTTTCAAGCCGGGATTGTTCATCGCTGCCGAGTCGAGGTATGCTTCCAATGTTTGAGAATAGGAAATGGATAGAAAAAAAGTAGATATAAATAGAAGTAAAGCCGAAATACGTGGAAATAAATAGAAATAGACAGTTTTCATTTTTTAGCATTTTTCAGGGTTACAGAAATAAAATTATTGAGCTTGATTTCTAGTGGCT
It encodes:
- a CDS encoding four helix bundle protein, giving the protein MKKNEILDLSFQFALDVIEYVDLLEEKRKYVIARQLLKSGTSIGANIREAQNVHSLKDFVAKCIIAMKEADETEYWLLLCEKSKSYPNPDRLLTTIVSIKKLLAKIISTSRKKLSS
- a CDS encoding TolC family protein; its protein translation is MKTVYFYLFPRISALLLFISTFFLSISYSQTLEAYLDSAAMNNPGLKAKYKTFEASMEKVAQVGGLPDPNLSFGYFVSPVETRVGPQRSKFSLTQMFPWFGTLRAQEEAASLIAEAKYQEFLEARNKLFYQVAAFYYPLFELNRLMVLEEENLRVLSSYKDIATVKFQNGKVEMVDVLRTDIMLKEARTNLSILKQKKKPLETRFKALVHLEDTEPITVQDSLSVKNLLLGYRRDSLLADNPLINELELKMKASEASEQVAIKQALPKFGVGLDYVVVGQRTDIDLPDNGKDVFMPMVTLNLPIYGGKNRAAKREAQLMQESFALQKEDMSDRLSSSYDMVWFEIQKQADFITLYTQQIQTSNQMLNLLFSAYSNSGKDFEEVLRMQQQLLKYQKMRATALAEYHIALAELDYITAK
- a CDS encoding efflux RND transporter periplasmic adaptor subunit — translated: MKKLFENKILLVGIALFVGVVIGWVIKSSNNSIIKPSSHHHIIEPSNHQEWTCSMHPQIRKNEPGDCPICGMDLIPLESETDVEVDPMAVSMSATAMQLAQVQTMVVGYGDTEKAVRLNGKVQADERKVFTQSSHIPGRIEQLTANFTGDYVKEGQAIAYIYSPELVNAQEELFEAQKIKDTQPGLFNAAKEKLKNWKLTDVQIDQILSSGKAKSKFPVLANVSGYVSKKLVNLGDYIKLGQPIYEIMDLSKVWVLFEVYESDLSWIKKGDKVSYTVQSLTSETFEGEITYIDPSIDPVTRVAKARVEVVNKELKLKPEMFASGIVSSEVGGKEQQVVVPKSAVMWTGKRSVVYVKNTTSQGVSFLLREVSLGATLGEGFVIEKGLQLGEEVAVNGTFSIDAAAQLAGKPSMMSLEEKVDVGEDAKTALLPLFRSYFELKKALAADDFGKAKEAGGTMKVELVNVDMKLFEGDAHKLWMEQADQLKKGLVHVSHFNEIDELRKVFMPISNAMIVLAESFQPLSETVYVQRCPMADNDRGADWLSLEKEILNPYFGDMMLNCGEVKKVIH
- a CDS encoding arginine deiminase-related protein, with protein sequence MINSFTSHILMVRPARFGFNPQTALTNAFQDPSLKKKQEELTEKAKEEFDAFVEKLKAAGVEVNVVFDTEEPAKPDAVFPNNWISTHEDGTVILYPMCALNRRIERRRGVLELLATQYTISQEVDMSHYEEDGMYLEGTGSLILDRCNKICYACFAERTHPELLKLFEEKTGYKTIGFTSTDAHGTPVYHTNVMFSVAQHYAVVCLESIENENERQRVIESLAATGKEIIAITREQMGQFAGNVLEIGSQVGESILAMSEQAYKAFTPAQLEVINRYSKIVHSPLYTIEQAGGGSARCMIAELYLPLKTKPLQEEEEAIAS